Proteins from one Gimesia maris genomic window:
- a CDS encoding DUF1553 domain-containing protein, giving the protein MFYRVNALLLPGLISLFAWCPSAGASNEQLTFEKDIRPIFKAYCFHCHGEEKELSGALDLRLKRLILKGGDSGESITPGNHADSLLFQYVESGDMPPDEKLRLKPEEVSVIARWIDQGAAAGPEPAGEVKPGDFLMTEAERSHWAFQPIRKVKLPEVARLSKEGNTSTVNPVDAFVTRQLAKKELWFSEEADRLTLIRRAAFDLTGLPPAPEDVKTYLADASANAYENMIDRLLASPHYGERWARHWLDVAGYADSEGYNDKDVIRPDAWHYRDYVIRALNADKPWDEFIQEQLAGDELIRATHATAQKLVDQNPAVCDKLTATGFLRLAPDGTGSSPMDPALARNQVITETVKIMSSSLLGMTVGCAECHHHRFDPIPQEDFYRLRAVIAPVYDADKWRKPASRRAALMSKEEKAKAAELAAQVKKLDEQHNQIKAEVTQLIAERVLKEVPEADRERAKTAYETAIKERTAEQSDFLKKKYPMLDLLVPGRLHLFLARYKDGKELAKRYEDVKAEADKLRKQIPQPEYIRVATEDTQHLPETFVFYRGDMSSPESEMIAPGGLTVVGSKTENTFPVNDPAVPTSGRRLAFARYLTSGQHPLVARVLMNRFWMHHFGQAIVDSTGDFGSRAATPTHPELLDWLAADFMEHGWELKRIHRLIMTSRTYRQTSTSHSEKAMAVDADNRLLWRMNLRRLEAESIRDAILTVSGELNRDQFGAPIPVSLADSGIITVGAGKVSPDRRELKRSIYIQVRRTQPVTMLNAFDAPSMEPNCERRVSSTVATQSLALLNSEFMREQSVAFAKRVLATAEKSTAPKKLVQTAWKLALSHEPSAAEMQALEKHYQLQLQEYQAKKVKDPRQEALASLCHVLFGTNQFLYVE; this is encoded by the coding sequence TTGTTTTACCGTGTGAATGCACTATTGCTGCCCGGCTTGATCTCTCTGTTTGCGTGGTGCCCCTCTGCTGGCGCTTCGAATGAGCAACTGACATTTGAAAAAGATATCCGCCCGATTTTCAAGGCCTATTGCTTTCACTGTCACGGGGAAGAAAAAGAGCTTTCCGGCGCACTTGATCTGCGGTTAAAGCGTTTGATTTTGAAAGGCGGTGATTCGGGAGAGTCGATTACTCCCGGCAATCATGCTGACAGCCTGCTGTTTCAATATGTGGAATCAGGCGACATGCCTCCGGATGAGAAACTGCGTTTAAAACCCGAAGAAGTGTCCGTGATTGCCAGATGGATCGACCAGGGAGCCGCCGCGGGACCGGAACCAGCCGGCGAAGTGAAACCCGGTGATTTTCTGATGACGGAAGCCGAACGTTCTCACTGGGCATTTCAACCCATTCGTAAAGTTAAACTTCCAGAAGTCGCGCGTCTTTCCAAAGAAGGAAATACATCGACCGTAAATCCGGTTGATGCGTTTGTGACCCGTCAGCTTGCTAAGAAAGAGCTCTGGTTTTCTGAAGAAGCAGATCGACTGACGTTGATCCGGCGGGCTGCCTTTGATTTGACGGGCCTCCCCCCTGCTCCGGAAGATGTGAAAACGTATCTGGCAGACGCATCAGCGAATGCGTACGAGAATATGATCGATCGTCTACTGGCGTCTCCGCATTATGGTGAGCGCTGGGCGCGACACTGGCTGGATGTCGCCGGCTACGCCGATTCAGAAGGCTACAACGATAAAGATGTGATTCGCCCGGATGCCTGGCATTATCGCGATTATGTGATTCGCGCATTGAATGCAGATAAGCCGTGGGATGAGTTTATTCAAGAGCAACTGGCCGGTGACGAACTGATTAGAGCCACGCATGCCACAGCGCAGAAACTGGTAGACCAGAATCCTGCAGTGTGTGACAAGCTGACAGCGACCGGGTTTTTACGATTGGCTCCGGATGGAACGGGATCGAGTCCGATGGACCCTGCCCTGGCCCGGAATCAGGTGATTACGGAAACCGTGAAAATCATGTCATCGTCTTTACTGGGGATGACCGTAGGTTGTGCTGAATGCCACCATCATCGGTTTGACCCGATTCCCCAGGAAGACTTTTATCGGTTGCGCGCTGTAATTGCTCCCGTGTATGATGCCGACAAGTGGCGGAAACCGGCCAGCCGCCGTGCGGCGCTGATGTCAAAGGAAGAAAAAGCAAAAGCGGCAGAACTGGCCGCGCAGGTTAAAAAACTGGATGAGCAGCATAATCAGATCAAGGCAGAAGTGACACAGTTGATCGCGGAACGGGTTTTGAAGGAAGTTCCTGAAGCAGATCGTGAACGGGCCAAAACCGCTTATGAAACAGCGATCAAAGAACGGACTGCAGAACAGAGCGATTTCCTGAAAAAGAAATATCCGATGCTGGATCTGCTGGTCCCCGGACGTCTGCATCTGTTCCTGGCCCGTTATAAAGATGGCAAAGAACTGGCAAAACGCTACGAAGATGTGAAGGCTGAAGCAGACAAGCTAAGAAAACAGATTCCTCAACCTGAATATATCAGGGTTGCGACCGAAGACACGCAGCATCTGCCTGAAACGTTTGTCTTTTATCGAGGGGATATGTCCTCACCCGAATCAGAAATGATTGCGCCGGGCGGGCTGACGGTTGTTGGTTCCAAAACCGAAAACACTTTTCCCGTCAATGATCCTGCAGTGCCAACGTCGGGGCGTCGACTGGCGTTTGCCCGCTATCTGACCAGTGGTCAGCATCCGCTGGTGGCTCGCGTCTTGATGAATCGGTTCTGGATGCATCATTTCGGTCAGGCGATTGTTGATTCGACAGGTGATTTCGGCTCACGCGCCGCGACTCCCACGCATCCCGAACTACTCGACTGGCTGGCAGCCGACTTCATGGAGCATGGCTGGGAATTAAAACGGATTCACCGTTTGATCATGACCTCGCGGACGTATCGTCAGACCTCCACTTCTCATTCCGAGAAAGCAATGGCGGTCGACGCAGATAACAGACTGCTCTGGCGGATGAATCTGAGGCGGCTGGAAGCGGAATCGATTCGCGATGCGATTCTGACCGTCAGTGGCGAACTGAATCGAGACCAGTTTGGCGCACCGATCCCGGTCTCCCTGGCTGACAGTGGAATCATTACTGTGGGGGCGGGCAAGGTTTCTCCCGATCGGCGGGAATTAAAGCGTTCCATTTATATCCAGGTAAGACGGACTCAGCCGGTCACGATGCTGAATGCCTTTGATGCACCGAGTATGGAGCCGAACTGCGAGCGGCGGGTTTCTTCTACCGTGGCGACGCAATCGTTGGCGCTGTTGAACAGCGAATTCATGCGGGAGCAGTCTGTCGCGTTTGCAAAACGGGTGCTGGCGACAGCAGAAAAATCCACTGCTCCAAAGAAACTGGTGCAGACCGCCTGGAAGCTCGCATTGAGTCATGAACCGTCGGCTGCAGAGATGCAGGCGCTGGAGAAACATTATCAGTTGCAGTTACAGGAATATCAGGCGAAAAAAGTCAAAGATCCCCGGCAGGAAGCATTGGCGTCACTGTGCCATGTCCTGTTTGGTACCAATCAGTTTTTGTATGTCGAATAA
- a CDS encoding M14-type cytosolic carboxypeptidase has protein sequence MTRLYSFILLWVLSMFLIGSEASAEDLVVSSDFPGGSAEVIQVDQKQRTILIRPAGDPQFGWPCWWYFQVTGVTPGEELTVTVDASQLKQANGQKLSASWALPEQAAFSTDQRRWAQTRPGKKQGENCEWKVKPDAKVVWFAWGPPFVPTDAEQLVKRLSQKHANVTEFELCKTRAGRRVPALVVSPVGEKDNSRLAVWVQARQHAWESGGSWVGRGFIEWAVSDHPQAVALREKADIYYIPIMDIDNVATGNGGKNQVPHDHNRDWSEHPRWNAVQAAMKSLKQLDQQNRLVMFMDLHNPGPNSKQPYFYIAPPELNTERRKALQDAFIAVCREEMREPLKLDRSTPSTGPKYDKRWKEISSNWVRSATREHVIGITLETCWNTPHSNTNGYMTVGQQLGLGIARYLQQDPRQSPKQK, from the coding sequence ATGACAAGACTATACAGCTTCATTCTGTTGTGGGTGTTGTCGATGTTTCTTATCGGTTCTGAAGCCTCAGCTGAGGATCTGGTGGTTTCCTCTGATTTTCCGGGAGGCTCTGCGGAAGTCATACAGGTCGACCAGAAGCAGCGCACGATTTTGATTCGTCCCGCCGGTGATCCTCAATTTGGCTGGCCCTGCTGGTGGTACTTCCAGGTGACGGGAGTCACGCCTGGGGAAGAGCTTACGGTGACCGTCGATGCCAGTCAACTGAAACAGGCGAATGGCCAGAAGTTGTCAGCCTCATGGGCGCTACCTGAGCAAGCGGCATTCAGTACCGATCAACGACGCTGGGCACAGACACGACCGGGGAAAAAACAGGGAGAGAACTGCGAGTGGAAAGTGAAACCGGATGCGAAAGTCGTCTGGTTTGCCTGGGGACCACCTTTTGTTCCCACTGATGCAGAACAACTGGTCAAAAGACTGAGCCAGAAACATGCCAATGTGACGGAATTTGAGTTATGTAAGACCCGCGCGGGGCGCCGTGTTCCTGCTTTGGTTGTTTCGCCCGTCGGTGAGAAGGATAACTCACGGCTGGCTGTCTGGGTACAGGCACGGCAGCATGCCTGGGAATCTGGTGGCAGCTGGGTGGGCCGCGGCTTTATCGAGTGGGCCGTGAGTGATCATCCGCAGGCAGTTGCTCTCAGGGAAAAAGCGGATATTTACTATATCCCCATCATGGATATCGATAACGTAGCGACCGGGAATGGCGGTAAGAATCAGGTACCGCACGATCATAATCGGGACTGGTCAGAACATCCGCGCTGGAATGCGGTTCAAGCGGCGATGAAATCTCTGAAGCAGCTCGATCAGCAGAACCGGCTGGTAATGTTTATGGATCTGCATAATCCGGGACCGAACTCGAAGCAGCCTTACTTTTATATTGCTCCTCCGGAGCTCAATACGGAGCGGCGTAAAGCGCTGCAGGATGCATTTATCGCAGTCTGCCGCGAGGAGATGCGAGAGCCTTTGAAACTGGATCGGAGTACGCCCTCGACCGGTCCCAAATATGACAAACGCTGGAAAGAGATTTCCAGTAACTGGGTGCGGAGCGCGACGCGCGAACATGTGATTGGAATTACGCTGGAAACATGCTGGAATACGCCGCACAGTAACACGAACGGTTACATGACTGTCGGTCAACAACTGGGGTTGGGGATAGCTCGCTATCTGCAGCAGGATCCCCGTCAGTCACCGAAACAGAAGTGA
- a CDS encoding deoxyhypusine synthase family protein, whose protein sequence is MSGEREFHDGRGDGLKPLKSLDLSSVNSFAELLQAMSETAFSGRKLGVAYDILLEMSKDTNCKVVLTLSGAMTVAKQGSIICDMIDRGLVHAVVATGALIAHGLTESIGLVHYQYNPNDSDETLYKKGYNRIYDTLEMESNLNNVERLVRSVLRESKPEDGVWSSARLCRALGQRLSEVDEGRGILRSAYEQNVPVFIPAFTDSEIGLDVATWAMSEHIAQSGKSAEELDQAEILTALPSFNPFIDLQEYAGLMRDAVTLGIFTVGGGVPRNWAQQVAPYYEIANYRLGTEWKEPRFKYGIRICPEPVHWGGLSGCTYSEGVSWGKFISPQEGGRFAEVYSDATVVLPLLMKAVFEKLDETS, encoded by the coding sequence ATGAGTGGAGAACGAGAGTTCCACGACGGTCGAGGCGACGGATTAAAGCCTTTGAAAAGCCTGGACCTGTCCAGTGTCAACTCCTTCGCCGAGTTGCTACAGGCAATGTCCGAAACCGCCTTTTCAGGCAGAAAACTGGGGGTCGCCTATGATATCCTGCTGGAAATGTCGAAAGACACCAACTGCAAAGTCGTACTGACCCTTTCTGGTGCCATGACCGTTGCCAAGCAGGGCAGTATCATCTGCGACATGATCGACCGCGGTCTGGTCCATGCCGTTGTCGCTACCGGGGCCCTCATTGCCCACGGCCTGACAGAATCGATTGGCCTGGTCCATTACCAGTACAACCCCAACGATTCAGACGAAACACTCTACAAAAAAGGCTACAACCGTATCTATGACACGCTGGAAATGGAATCCAATCTGAATAACGTCGAGCGGCTCGTCCGTTCCGTACTCAGGGAATCCAAACCGGAAGACGGTGTCTGGTCTTCCGCCCGTCTGTGTCGCGCGCTCGGGCAGAGGCTCTCGGAAGTCGACGAAGGTCGTGGTATTCTCCGCAGCGCCTACGAACAGAACGTGCCCGTTTTTATCCCTGCGTTTACCGACAGTGAAATTGGTCTTGATGTCGCCACCTGGGCCATGTCTGAACATATCGCGCAATCCGGTAAATCAGCTGAAGAACTCGATCAGGCTGAAATCCTGACCGCACTCCCCAGCTTCAACCCGTTTATCGACCTGCAGGAATACGCCGGTCTGATGCGTGACGCAGTGACCCTGGGAATCTTTACCGTCGGTGGTGGCGTTCCACGTAACTGGGCGCAACAGGTTGCTCCCTACTATGAAATTGCCAACTACCGACTTGGCACCGAATGGAAAGAACCCCGTTTCAAATACGGCATTCGCATTTGTCCCGAACCCGTTCACTGGGGAGGCCTGTCAGGCTGCACCTACTCGGAAGGGGTCAGCTGGGGGAAATTCATCTCTCCCCAGGAGGGGGGACGCTTCGCGGAAGTCTATTCCGATGCGACCGTGGTCCTGCCTCTGCTGATGAAAGCCGTCTTTGAAAAACTGGACGAAACCAGCTGA
- a CDS encoding DUF1501 domain-containing protein produces MFQNSHDYSNGSRRHFLAQSAFGVSSLALATLLKEDQLLGAPEKPALEEITYDLKPKKTSHPARAKSMISIFCGGGPSHLDLFDRKPTLDEYAGKRFPGDGIKYDNAGQATSIIMPSPDTFEKCGESGMEINTALLPHFGEIVDDVTLIRSMQLPNIRNHVAGMRAMTTGRGREGWPSLGSWVTYGLGAETQDLPAFVAITIPRNPVGSPYWDSRQLPSLYQGTVVSKSEPRIANLNPISQLRGKPQSNQLDLLKELNQIHLERHPGEDDLSARIASYELAARMQTAATEALDLTKETQATHQMYGADDAVTKEFADACMLARRFVERGVRFVQIWNYAWDMHENIFAALEARCKTCDKPCAALVTDLKQRGLLDSTMVQWGGEMGRLPVVQDRGAGKKPGRDHNTEGFSIWMAGGGVKEGHIHGATDDFGHRAVEDVVTQHDFHATLLHQFGLKANELHFEHNAQPVALVEPGQGKVAEGILK; encoded by the coding sequence GTGTTTCAGAACAGTCATGATTATTCAAACGGTTCCCGCCGTCATTTTCTTGCGCAGAGTGCATTCGGCGTTTCTTCGCTGGCATTGGCGACATTGTTAAAAGAGGACCAGTTGCTGGGGGCACCGGAAAAACCGGCGCTTGAGGAAATAACGTATGATCTGAAGCCGAAGAAAACGAGTCATCCCGCGCGGGCAAAATCGATGATTTCGATTTTCTGTGGTGGTGGCCCCAGTCATCTGGATCTGTTTGACCGCAAGCCGACGCTGGATGAATATGCGGGCAAACGTTTTCCCGGCGATGGTATTAAATATGACAACGCCGGTCAGGCGACGTCCATCATCATGCCGTCTCCTGACACGTTTGAAAAATGTGGCGAATCGGGGATGGAAATCAATACCGCCCTGCTGCCTCACTTCGGCGAGATTGTCGATGATGTGACGTTGATTCGTTCCATGCAGTTGCCCAACATTCGAAACCATGTGGCGGGGATGCGGGCGATGACAACGGGCCGCGGTCGCGAAGGCTGGCCTTCCCTGGGGAGCTGGGTGACCTATGGTCTGGGAGCGGAGACACAGGATCTGCCGGCATTCGTCGCGATTACGATTCCTCGCAATCCGGTTGGTTCTCCCTATTGGGACAGTCGGCAGTTACCATCACTTTATCAGGGAACAGTCGTCAGTAAATCGGAACCACGGATTGCTAATCTGAATCCGATTTCACAACTCCGTGGAAAGCCGCAGAGTAATCAGCTGGATCTGCTCAAGGAGCTGAACCAGATTCATCTGGAGCGACATCCCGGTGAAGACGATCTCTCCGCTCGAATTGCGAGTTACGAACTGGCAGCCCGGATGCAGACCGCGGCGACCGAAGCACTGGATCTGACCAAAGAGACGCAAGCAACCCACCAGATGTATGGAGCCGATGATGCGGTAACCAAAGAGTTCGCGGATGCCTGCATGCTGGCCCGTCGATTTGTGGAACGTGGTGTACGATTCGTGCAGATCTGGAATTACGCCTGGGACATGCACGAGAACATTTTTGCGGCTCTGGAAGCCCGTTGTAAAACCTGTGATAAACCATGTGCAGCCCTGGTGACTGACCTGAAACAGCGTGGTTTACTGGATTCGACGATGGTACAATGGGGCGGTGAAATGGGGCGTCTGCCTGTCGTGCAGGATCGCGGGGCGGGCAAAAAACCGGGCCGCGATCACAATACGGAAGGTTTCAGTATCTGGATGGCTGGCGGTGGTGTTAAAGAAGGGCACATCCATGGAGCCACGGATGATTTTGGTCACCGGGCTGTCGAAGATGTTGTCACTCAGCATGATTTTCATGCGACATTGCTGCACCAGTTTGGTCTGAAGGCGAACGAATTACATTTTGAGCATAATGCACAACCGGTGGCTCTTGTGGAGCCGGGACAAGGTAAAGTTGCTGAGGGAATCCTGAAATAA
- a CDS encoding redoxin domain-containing protein, translating into MFRRCVSFSVFLILVCGSSLWGEKPSATASSAELTFRLPTTSGETVELKKQPDQKVTVVCFLGAECPLARLYGPRLNELQESYRSRGVRLIGVNSNQQDSLEDVQAYVKKYQIQFPMAKDYGNEIADRYQAVRTPEVFVLDENLVIQYRGRIDNQYLPGISRAETTSHDLKNALDQVLSGNPVKLAVTEPNGCFIGRVKKTEVTTSLTFCNEVVRVLNQHCVECHRKGEIAPFSLTDYDEVRGWADTMLETIDDGRMPPWHASPKYGHYANARFMSDEDKKVLRDWVAGGMPYGDVKNMPKLPEFREGWHLPEIPEAVFEMRKRPFQVPAEGVVEYQYFVVDPGFTEDKWVTGAQVLPGNRSVVHHAIVFIRPPDGADFRGIGWLTAYVPGQRIKKLPEGRARKVPAGSKLVFQMHYTPNGSVAEDISKVGLLFGKEEEITHEVFTLIGIDQEFEIPPHANDFPVTAKVRRIPAEAELLAIAPHMHLRGKSFRLFMKQKDESEILLDVPNYDFNWQHIYELSQPMKLDDVDSLEFTVKFDNSKENPFNPDPSEYVTWGDQTWEEMAIAFFEVAEPRKKKKVEKIARNKKPSQEEADEQRKKKYEQLVAEFIQRFDRNQDGQVDVDEVPLATQRYGRYRDHDGDGIIGKEDLWKR; encoded by the coding sequence GCTTCCTCCGCTGAATTGACATTTCGTCTGCCCACTACTTCCGGTGAGACTGTTGAACTCAAGAAACAGCCCGATCAAAAAGTGACGGTGGTCTGTTTTCTGGGAGCGGAATGCCCGCTGGCACGGTTGTATGGACCCAGGTTAAATGAACTGCAGGAGTCCTATCGATCGCGAGGCGTACGCTTGATTGGCGTCAACAGTAACCAGCAGGACTCGCTGGAAGACGTGCAGGCATACGTCAAAAAATATCAGATTCAGTTTCCCATGGCGAAGGATTACGGGAATGAAATCGCCGATCGCTATCAGGCGGTGCGGACCCCGGAAGTCTTTGTGCTGGACGAGAACCTGGTGATTCAATATCGGGGACGGATCGATAATCAGTATCTGCCGGGGATTTCTCGAGCCGAAACGACTTCCCATGATCTGAAGAACGCGCTGGACCAGGTTTTGTCGGGGAATCCAGTCAAACTGGCGGTGACCGAACCGAACGGCTGTTTCATCGGACGCGTCAAAAAAACAGAAGTGACGACCAGTCTGACGTTCTGTAACGAAGTGGTGCGGGTTTTGAATCAACATTGTGTGGAATGCCATCGTAAAGGCGAAATCGCGCCCTTCAGTCTGACCGACTATGATGAAGTGAGAGGCTGGGCAGATACCATGCTGGAAACCATTGATGACGGACGCATGCCTCCCTGGCACGCGAGTCCGAAATATGGTCATTATGCCAATGCCCGTTTCATGTCGGATGAGGATAAAAAAGTGCTCCGCGACTGGGTTGCCGGGGGGATGCCATATGGTGATGTGAAAAACATGCCGAAACTTCCCGAGTTCCGTGAAGGCTGGCATCTGCCGGAAATTCCGGAAGCGGTCTTCGAGATGCGGAAACGACCGTTTCAGGTTCCCGCGGAAGGTGTGGTCGAATATCAGTATTTTGTTGTCGATCCTGGTTTTACAGAAGACAAATGGGTGACCGGAGCGCAGGTGCTGCCGGGCAATCGCTCTGTCGTGCATCATGCGATTGTTTTTATTCGTCCGCCGGATGGCGCCGACTTTCGAGGTATCGGCTGGTTAACCGCGTATGTGCCGGGTCAAAGGATCAAAAAACTGCCTGAAGGACGGGCCCGTAAGGTCCCCGCTGGTTCGAAGCTGGTGTTTCAGATGCATTACACGCCGAACGGCTCGGTCGCGGAAGATATTTCCAAAGTGGGTCTCCTGTTTGGCAAAGAGGAAGAGATCACGCACGAAGTCTTCACGCTGATTGGCATTGATCAGGAGTTTGAAATTCCGCCGCACGCCAATGATTTTCCCGTGACTGCAAAAGTGCGACGTATTCCCGCGGAAGCAGAGTTGCTGGCGATTGCGCCACATATGCATTTACGGGGGAAATCGTTTCGGCTGTTTATGAAGCAGAAGGACGAATCGGAAATTCTGCTGGATGTGCCAAACTACGATTTCAACTGGCAGCATATTTACGAGCTGAGTCAGCCCATGAAACTGGATGATGTGGACTCGCTGGAATTTACTGTGAAATTTGATAATTCCAAAGAGAATCCATTCAACCCCGATCCCAGCGAGTACGTGACCTGGGGAGATCAGACCTGGGAAGAAATGGCGATTGCCTTTTTCGAAGTTGCTGAACCCCGGAAAAAGAAGAAGGTTGAAAAGATTGCTCGTAATAAAAAGCCCAGTCAGGAAGAGGCGGACGAGCAACGTAAAAAGAAGTATGAGCAATTAGTCGCCGAATTCATTCAGCGTTTTGATAGAAATCAGGACGGGCAAGTGGATGTGGATGAGGTCCCTCTGGCAACGCAACGTTATGGACGTTATCGAGATCACGACGGAGACGGCATTATCGGTAAAGAGGACCTCTGGAAACGATAA
- a CDS encoding efflux RND transporter permease subunit: MADHPVMVTLFILLLSGIALLGYTMPEEVRDWFKPAPVQQVQQQKPEKPRKVRETPPDVDPISLTDADTILVIDSEDFFTPERIKALREIVEQIESLDYVRSVFWLEDIPNLNIFGLREPLIPNERASQKRLDAAKEKTVAHPLVGGQLLSVDGKTLLLMIKFDWLHVTDDDACTIGLKDVAREVAAKYPGADFSFLTTGRVPIYLTAVRTHNANKVKYQVIGYGMILFMAVILFRGISAVIIVALAPMFGVFLTMGFIQFLDFQDNPFNDVVLPVLLSLVGLTDGVHLMVQIRKHRAAGLSGRDAARRGVQEVGLACLLTSVTTAIGFGSLSLAHHETVREFGYSCVVGVLLTFIAVITVIPLACRTWLGRSIHVGYGKGIIDRHLGRISVIIEMVLKRTRFISSLGIGVTAILILISLTLRPDERRANMLPDGSEAAVALNHMDRAMGGLEHSRVHVTWDDDVPSDSPEVLVAISEVDDLLLQEELIGHPISIRNILGALPGEGKPEERMSMMDLLPPPLKRAFYTPERNQAEVSFHVQDLGIARYGPTFTRIEEGLKTIGAAHPHFQFELTGSAVWRWRNLYQIVVDLAASLGSAAIIILVVLAFAFRSLRLGLISIIPNMFPLAVTGTFLVFTGQSLEIVSVCAFTVCLGIAVDDTIHFLTRFREEQLLVDSDEEAIRRAFTGVGTALIMTTVILVAGFSTVIFSDMRDQRIFAIMSGLTISSALFGDLVFLPALLARYAKRSQVPAMEEPEELSDPMVEQTLVRE, translated from the coding sequence ATGGCCGATCATCCTGTCATGGTCACGCTGTTCATTCTGCTGCTGAGTGGAATTGCGCTGCTGGGTTATACAATGCCTGAAGAGGTGCGCGACTGGTTTAAACCAGCTCCGGTACAACAGGTACAGCAGCAGAAACCGGAAAAACCGCGAAAAGTACGGGAAACGCCGCCAGATGTCGATCCGATCAGTCTGACTGATGCCGATACTATTCTGGTGATTGATTCGGAAGACTTTTTCACCCCGGAACGAATTAAAGCCCTCCGTGAAATTGTGGAGCAGATAGAATCACTGGACTATGTGCGTAGCGTCTTCTGGCTGGAAGATATTCCCAATCTGAATATCTTCGGCTTGCGGGAACCCTTGATTCCCAACGAACGGGCTTCACAGAAACGACTGGATGCTGCTAAAGAAAAAACGGTCGCCCATCCACTGGTGGGCGGGCAACTGCTGTCAGTGGATGGTAAGACGCTGTTGCTGATGATCAAGTTCGACTGGCTGCATGTGACGGATGATGACGCCTGTACGATCGGATTAAAGGATGTGGCGCGCGAGGTTGCTGCCAAATATCCGGGAGCCGATTTCTCTTTCCTGACGACCGGACGCGTGCCGATATATCTGACCGCAGTGCGGACGCACAATGCCAACAAGGTGAAATACCAGGTCATTGGATACGGCATGATCCTGTTTATGGCTGTGATTCTGTTTCGAGGGATCTCTGCCGTGATCATCGTTGCGCTGGCACCAATGTTCGGCGTGTTTCTGACGATGGGGTTCATTCAGTTCCTGGACTTTCAGGATAATCCGTTTAATGACGTTGTGCTGCCGGTTTTGTTGAGTCTGGTGGGACTGACGGATGGCGTACATCTGATGGTGCAGATCAGAAAGCACCGGGCCGCCGGGTTGAGTGGGCGTGATGCGGCCCGGCGAGGTGTTCAGGAAGTCGGACTGGCCTGCCTGTTGACCTCGGTGACGACAGCCATCGGCTTTGGTTCGCTGTCATTGGCCCATCATGAAACCGTGCGCGAATTTGGTTACAGTTGTGTGGTCGGAGTGCTGCTGACTTTCATCGCGGTGATCACCGTAATCCCCCTGGCCTGTCGTACCTGGCTGGGACGTTCTATTCATGTTGGTTATGGGAAAGGAATCATCGACCGGCATCTGGGACGCATCAGCGTGATTATCGAGATGGTTCTCAAGCGGACACGATTTATCAGTTCGCTGGGGATTGGTGTGACCGCCATTCTGATTTTGATATCATTGACACTGCGTCCAGATGAACGGCGGGCGAATATGTTGCCTGATGGCTCGGAGGCGGCTGTGGCGCTGAATCATATGGACCGGGCGATGGGAGGGCTGGAACATTCACGGGTGCATGTCACCTGGGACGATGATGTGCCCTCCGATTCTCCGGAAGTGCTGGTTGCCATCAGTGAAGTAGACGATTTACTGCTGCAAGAGGAATTGATCGGCCATCCGATTTCAATTCGCAATATCCTGGGAGCGTTGCCCGGAGAAGGCAAACCGGAAGAGCGGATGTCGATGATGGACCTGCTGCCTCCCCCGCTGAAACGCGCTTTTTATACGCCGGAACGAAATCAGGCTGAAGTCAGTTTTCACGTGCAGGATCTGGGTATCGCTCGTTATGGACCCACCTTTACACGAATCGAAGAGGGATTGAAAACGATTGGTGCCGCACACCCCCATTTTCAATTTGAGCTGACGGGGTCTGCTGTTTGGCGCTGGCGGAACCTGTACCAGATTGTCGTGGATCTCGCCGCGAGCCTGGGGAGTGCCGCAATTATCATTCTGGTGGTGTTGGCGTTTGCTTTCCGTTCGCTGCGACTGGGGTTGATCTCGATTATCCCGAATATGTTTCCCCTGGCTGTGACCGGAACGTTTCTGGTGTTTACGGGACAGTCCCTGGAGATCGTCAGCGTGTGTGCCTTCACAGTCTGTCTCGGGATAGCCGTCGATGATACGATTCATTTTTTAACCCGGTTCCGGGAAGAACAGCTATTGGTCGACAGCGACGAAGAGGCGATCCGCCGTGCATTTACCGGCGTGGGGACTGCTTTGATTATGACGACGGTGATTCTGGTGGCCGGCTTTTCGACGGTGATCTTCAGCGATATGCGCGATCAGCGGATCTTCGCGATCATGAGCGGTTTGACGATTTCGTCTGCCCTGTTTGGAGATCTGGTCTTTTTACCCGCATTGCTGGCACGGTATGCAAAACGTTCCCAGGTGCCTGCAATGGAAGAGCCGGAAGAATTATCTGACCCGATGGTGGAACAGACCCTGGTGCGAGAATAA